A region of Myxococcus stipitatus DSM 14675 DNA encodes the following proteins:
- a CDS encoding class I SAM-dependent methyltransferase encodes MDIAEEQRAFYGALLDQYGDDPRSLSHRDQATQYERFHRLARVFEGESGPFSVHEIGCGLGHFGEYLQHHHPQARYSGSDVHPSFTEACARKFPQGAFHTRDIVAALPPERYDYLTLSGTFNVRLSASPAEWRGFVEGMLGAMYALCTKGFSVNFLTTFHDPEFTREELYYQPPGALLDFVVGKLSRFWELDAAGPLYEYTLRVYRPEYVRTRHADDAFARYFRSAPRPSST; translated from the coding sequence ATGGACATCGCTGAAGAGCAGCGCGCCTTCTACGGCGCCCTCCTGGACCAGTACGGGGACGACCCGCGTTCGCTGTCCCACCGCGACCAGGCCACGCAATACGAGCGCTTCCACCGGCTGGCCCGCGTCTTCGAAGGCGAGTCCGGCCCTTTCTCCGTGCACGAAATCGGGTGCGGGCTGGGCCACTTCGGCGAGTACCTCCAGCACCACCATCCCCAGGCCCGCTACTCCGGCAGCGACGTGCACCCGTCCTTCACGGAGGCGTGTGCCCGCAAGTTCCCGCAGGGCGCCTTCCACACGCGAGACATCGTCGCCGCGCTGCCGCCCGAGCGTTACGACTACCTGACGCTGTCAGGCACCTTCAACGTCCGGCTCTCCGCGTCCCCCGCGGAGTGGCGAGGCTTCGTCGAGGGGATGCTCGGCGCGATGTACGCGCTGTGCACCAAGGGCTTCTCGGTGAACTTCCTCACCACCTTCCACGACCCCGAATTCACGCGCGAGGAGCTGTACTACCAGCCCCCCGGCGCGCTCCTGGACTTCGTGGTGGGGAAGCTCAGCCGCTTCTGGGAGCTGGATGCCGCCGGGCCGCTCTACGAGTACACCTTGCGCGTCTACCGTCCCGAGTACGTCCGCACCCGCCACGCGGATGACGCCTTCGCGCGCTACTTCCGGTCCGCTCCTCGCCCGTCATCGACATGA
- a CDS encoding glycosyltransferase family 39 protein, giving the protein MAQGALGCFLVAAFFGLKMTAPGLTISYHPPFSASTTGELYQWLGHALLLVPGGVLLGLSVAHWASGPAVRLWRRLEGLTAQEKTAGALLVGVVAFLAARIGRAVFLLDRPFTDDEQAARFGGQVLASGRVLVKLTDPIEAFPTLFFYVRDGMGSSFEWLGLQLAWAFGELTGTGSLVFSLAAAVPAVAVAWVVTRRLGAAWGTVAALLVLLSPMSALLSMTSHAHLLSRAALSVAVVFYLQAEEKGGRWWTWFGAMGGVAFLCRPFESVFFLAPFYLWVLWRLVRRELPVGACLGGLVLGWAPALVAFLAFNHAVTGEALLPARVSMYTFPAKLSAHDGSLWERFGGNTSYNALMLGVWFLGPVGMLLVGAGASWDRLTKLLLLSVLSLLGLGLFHDNHGIHSVGPIHYSECVPALALVAVHGLKRLVDVARKAELPRATVMAGVLGALVVGLGILGARNALSLREQARIHESMDAFLSDAGLGRAVVLAPQYGVAWNQVPAFRKVGSFVFEWTPPRPDQDQDVIVLHDGPGFAEKLRPQFPDRRFFRMVPGKSPDPFRLVPLDAVPVPATATDEGAR; this is encoded by the coding sequence GTGGCTCAAGGTGCCCTGGGGTGTTTTCTGGTGGCGGCCTTCTTCGGGCTGAAGATGACAGCCCCCGGGCTGACCATCTCCTATCACCCCCCTTTCAGCGCCAGCACGACAGGTGAGCTGTACCAGTGGCTGGGCCATGCCTTGCTCCTGGTGCCTGGCGGTGTCCTGCTGGGCCTCTCGGTGGCGCACTGGGCCTCCGGGCCGGCGGTCCGGCTGTGGCGGCGGCTGGAGGGGCTGACGGCGCAGGAGAAGACGGCGGGGGCGCTGTTGGTGGGGGTGGTGGCCTTCCTGGCCGCGCGCATCGGGCGCGCCGTGTTCCTGCTGGACCGGCCCTTCACGGACGACGAGCAGGCTGCTCGCTTCGGGGGGCAGGTGCTCGCCAGCGGCCGGGTCCTGGTGAAGCTGACGGACCCCATCGAGGCCTTCCCCACGCTCTTCTTCTACGTCCGCGATGGGATGGGCTCCAGCTTCGAGTGGCTGGGTCTGCAGTTGGCGTGGGCGTTCGGCGAGCTGACGGGGACGGGGTCGCTCGTCTTCTCGCTCGCGGCGGCGGTGCCCGCGGTGGCGGTGGCGTGGGTGGTGACGCGTCGGCTGGGCGCGGCCTGGGGCACGGTGGCCGCGTTGTTGGTGCTGCTGTCTCCGATGTCCGCGCTGCTGTCCATGACCTCGCACGCGCACCTGCTGTCGCGTGCGGCCCTGTCCGTGGCGGTGGTGTTCTACCTCCAGGCGGAGGAGAAGGGCGGGCGTTGGTGGACGTGGTTCGGCGCGATGGGGGGCGTGGCCTTCCTGTGCCGTCCCTTCGAGTCCGTCTTCTTCCTGGCTCCGTTCTATCTCTGGGTGCTGTGGAGGCTGGTGCGTCGGGAGCTGCCCGTGGGCGCGTGCCTGGGCGGGCTGGTGCTCGGCTGGGCGCCGGCGCTGGTGGCGTTCCTCGCCTTCAACCACGCGGTGACGGGTGAGGCGTTGCTGCCCGCGCGCGTGTCCATGTACACGTTCCCGGCGAAGCTCTCGGCGCATGATGGGTCGCTGTGGGAGCGCTTTGGTGGGAACACCAGCTACAACGCGTTGATGCTGGGGGTCTGGTTCCTGGGGCCCGTGGGCATGTTGTTGGTGGGCGCGGGCGCGTCGTGGGACCGGCTGACGAAGCTGTTGCTCCTGTCCGTGTTGTCGCTGCTGGGGTTGGGCCTGTTCCATGACAACCACGGCATCCACTCGGTGGGGCCCATCCACTACTCGGAATGTGTTCCGGCGCTGGCGTTGGTGGCGGTGCATGGACTGAAGCGGCTGGTCGACGTGGCGCGAAAGGCGGAGCTGCCTCGCGCGACGGTGATGGCGGGCGTGCTGGGCGCGCTGGTGGTGGGGCTGGGCATCCTGGGCGCGCGCAATGCGTTGTCCCTGCGGGAGCAGGCTCGCATCCATGAGTCGATGGACGCGTTCCTGAGCGATGCGGGGCTGGGACGCGCGGTGGTGTTGGCGCCGCAGTACGGCGTGGCCTGGAATCAGGTGCCGGCGTTCCGCAAGGTGGGCAGCTTCGTGTTCGAGTGGACTCCGCCGCGCCCGGACCAGGACCAGGATGTCATCGTGTTGCATGACGGACCGGGCTTCGCCGAGAAGCTGCGTCCCCAGTTCCCGGACCGGCGCTTCTTCCGGATGGTGCCGGGCAAGTCTCCAGACCCCTTCCGCCTGGTGCCGTTGGATGCCGTGCCAGTGCCCGCCACCGCGACGGACGAGGGGGCACGTTGA
- a CDS encoding glycosyltransferase family 2 protein: MSPSAVDISVVVPCFRGETSLPELCSRLIRTLEARQASFEVILVDDSARPTLWAVIEGLAQSDARIVGVRLMRNFGQHNATVCGFRHARGRWVVTLDEDLQNPPEEIGTLLARAEEADADVVYGLPRVRQGPGWRSLASRLIMVIPRKVMRVGFDISAFRLISGRVAAEVSRSERHDIILDIYLSWVTDRITATEVRHDHPDGLRSSYTLSRLMTVFFNLLFNYATFPLRLASIGGFFLSVLSAIAGVFVLYSRITGHITVPGWASLAVAVLFSSGVTLLGVGILSEYVARIFLQINQKPQSVVRQSTSASRLASAETLTEPARQESLHGHR; this comes from the coding sequence ATGAGCCCTTCCGCCGTCGACATCTCCGTCGTCGTCCCCTGTTTCCGGGGAGAGACCTCGCTCCCCGAGCTGTGCTCCCGGTTGATACGCACGCTCGAGGCACGCCAGGCCTCGTTCGAGGTCATCCTGGTGGACGACAGCGCCAGGCCCACGCTGTGGGCCGTCATCGAAGGGCTGGCGCAATCGGACGCGCGCATCGTGGGCGTGCGGCTGATGCGCAACTTCGGGCAACACAACGCCACGGTGTGTGGCTTCAGGCATGCCCGCGGGCGCTGGGTCGTGACACTCGACGAGGACCTGCAGAACCCTCCCGAGGAGATCGGCACGCTGCTGGCCCGCGCCGAGGAGGCCGACGCGGACGTCGTCTATGGCCTTCCCCGCGTGAGGCAAGGCCCGGGGTGGCGCTCCCTCGCCTCGCGCCTCATCATGGTCATCCCCCGCAAGGTGATGCGGGTGGGGTTCGACATCTCCGCCTTCCGGCTCATCTCCGGCCGGGTCGCCGCCGAGGTCTCTCGCAGCGAACGGCACGACATCATCCTCGACATCTACCTGTCCTGGGTCACCGACCGCATCACCGCCACCGAGGTGCGCCATGACCACCCCGATGGACTGCGCAGCTCGTACACGCTGAGCCGGTTGATGACGGTGTTCTTCAACCTGCTCTTCAACTACGCCACCTTCCCCCTGCGACTGGCCTCCATTGGCGGGTTCTTCCTGTCGGTGCTGTCCGCCATCGCGGGAGTCTTCGTCCTCTACTCGCGCATCACCGGCCACATCACCGTGCCCGGCTGGGCCTCCCTGGCGGTGGCGGTGCTGTTCTCGTCGGGCGTGACGCTGCTCGGCGTGGGCATCCTTTCCGAGTACGTGGCGCGCATCTTCCTTCAAATCAATCAGAAGCCTCAGTCCGTGGTGCGTCAGTCGACGAGCGCCTCGAGACTGGCCTCCGCGGAGACTCTCACGGAGCCCGCGCGTCAGGAGTCCCTCCATGGACATCGCTGA
- the rffA gene encoding dTDP-4-amino-4,6-dideoxygalactose transaminase produces the protein MTIPFNRLQMLGNEARYIEQALANSHLMGDGGFTRKCHALLEEALGVKRALLTTSCTHAMEMAGLLLDLQPGDEVIVPSFTFVSTANAFALRGARPVFADVRPDTLNLDENKLESLITERTRLIVPVHYAGVGCEMDTIQDIAQRRGVAVVEDNAHGLFGSYRGRPLGTLGVFSSLSFHETKNVSCGEGGALLINDERYTERAEIIREKGTNRSRFFRGMVDKYTWVDIGSSYVMSDLLAAFLYGQLCERERIQTRRREIWDTYHRELAGWASAQGVVQPHVPAHCDHASHLYYLLMPSLDVRTRFIQQLRQQGINAVFHYLPLHLSDMGRKYGGKAGDCPVTEDVSDRLVRLPFFSTMTEAEQATVVSAVRDFRC, from the coding sequence ATGACCATTCCCTTCAATCGGCTGCAGATGCTCGGAAACGAAGCCCGGTACATCGAGCAGGCGCTGGCGAACAGCCACCTCATGGGGGACGGCGGCTTCACGCGGAAGTGTCACGCGCTGTTGGAAGAAGCGTTGGGGGTGAAGCGGGCGCTCCTGACGACCTCCTGCACGCATGCGATGGAGATGGCGGGGCTCCTGCTCGACCTTCAGCCCGGGGACGAGGTCATCGTCCCGTCCTTCACCTTCGTCTCCACCGCGAATGCCTTCGCGCTGCGCGGGGCCCGCCCCGTCTTCGCGGATGTGCGGCCGGACACGTTGAACCTGGACGAGAACAAGCTGGAGTCGCTCATCACGGAGCGCACGCGCCTCATCGTCCCCGTCCACTACGCGGGCGTCGGCTGCGAGATGGACACCATCCAGGACATCGCCCAGCGGCGTGGGGTGGCCGTGGTGGAGGACAACGCGCATGGCCTCTTCGGCTCGTATCGCGGGCGCCCCTTGGGGACTCTCGGCGTCTTCTCCTCGCTCAGCTTCCACGAGACGAAGAACGTGAGCTGCGGAGAGGGCGGAGCGCTGCTCATCAACGACGAGCGGTATACCGAGCGCGCGGAGATCATCCGGGAGAAGGGCACCAACCGCAGCCGCTTCTTCCGAGGCATGGTGGACAAGTACACGTGGGTGGACATCGGCTCCAGCTACGTCATGTCGGACCTGCTGGCGGCCTTCCTCTACGGGCAGTTGTGCGAGCGCGAGCGCATCCAGACCCGCCGTCGGGAGATCTGGGACACGTACCACCGGGAGCTCGCGGGCTGGGCCTCGGCACAGGGCGTGGTTCAGCCGCATGTGCCCGCGCACTGCGACCATGCCTCCCACCTGTACTACCTGTTGATGCCGTCGCTGGACGTCCGCACGCGCTTCATCCAGCAGCTTCGTCAGCAGGGCATCAACGCCGTGTTCCACTACCTGCCGCTGCACCTCTCCGACATGGGGAGGAAGTACGGCGGGAAGGCGGGGGACTGCCCGGTGACGGAGGACGTCAGTGACCGGCTGGTGCGGCTGCCCTTCTTCAGCACGATGACGGAAGCGGAGCAGGCCACGGTGGTGTCCGCCGTGAGGGACTTCCGGTGTTAG
- a CDS encoding WbqC family protein gives MLAGPRHTVAIIQSNYLPWKGYFDIIHDVDTFIFYDDVQYTHRDWRNRNRVKTPQGPVWLTVPVGSSTSRRICDVRIEEHSWARKHWETLRHQYGSAPHFERYAPLLREVYLERTWTHLSELNQFLVRRIAQECLGLQTRFRDSREWTLTGTKQERILDVLKQAGATHYVSGPAARDYLRQEAFDAAGIGLTYKDYAGYPEYPQHHPPFEHSVTVLDVLFHLGPEAPEAIWGWRGRAR, from the coding sequence GTGTTAGCCGGCCCCCGGCACACCGTCGCCATCATCCAGTCCAACTACCTGCCCTGGAAGGGCTACTTCGACATCATCCACGATGTGGATACGTTCATCTTCTACGATGACGTGCAGTACACGCACCGGGACTGGCGCAATCGCAATCGCGTGAAGACGCCCCAGGGGCCCGTGTGGCTCACGGTGCCGGTGGGCTCCAGCACGTCACGGCGCATCTGCGACGTGCGCATCGAGGAGCACTCCTGGGCGCGCAAGCATTGGGAGACGCTGCGCCACCAGTACGGAAGCGCGCCGCACTTCGAACGGTATGCACCGCTCTTGCGTGAGGTGTACCTGGAGCGGACGTGGACGCACCTGTCGGAGCTGAACCAGTTCCTGGTGCGGCGCATCGCCCAGGAGTGTCTGGGCCTCCAGACGCGCTTCCGAGACTCCCGTGAGTGGACGCTCACCGGGACCAAGCAGGAGCGAATCCTCGACGTGCTGAAGCAGGCGGGGGCGACGCACTACGTCTCCGGGCCCGCGGCGCGCGACTACCTGCGCCAGGAAGCGTTCGACGCGGCGGGAATCGGCCTCACCTACAAGGACTACGCGGGGTACCCCGAGTACCCGCAGCACCATCCTCCGTTCGAGCACTCGGTGACGGTGCTGGACGTGCTCTTCCACCTGGGGCCCGAGGCACCCGAGGCCATCTGGGGTTGGCGCGGGCGGGCGAGGTGA